In Anopheles arabiensis isolate DONGOLA chromosome 2, AaraD3, whole genome shotgun sequence, the genomic window ctgttcctgctgctgttgctgctgctgctgctgctgtttccgGCGCTCTTCCCACTCCACCGGATGTTTGTTCTTGCGGTGGGAGTATTTGTTCGCGTTCGAGTTGAATGTAGCACCGCACACCTCGCAGGAGTAGAGCGGTTTGCGGGTGTGCAGGGCGGCCACGTGCTCCTTCAGGTAGAGCTGCCGCTTGAACAGCTTGCCGCACTCCTCACACTTAAACCGCTCCTCCACGTGCACGCACTGCTTGTGGTTGGCCAGCGCCCGGCTGTTCGGGTACTGCTGCGAGCAGATATCGCACTGGAACGTTTGGCCCGCCTCCATGTGCACCAGCTGTAGGTGCACCTTGAGCGCTCGCTTGCTGTTGAGCCACTTGTGGCACACCTCGCACTGCATCTGTTTGGTCACCTCCAGCCCGAGGTGTTGCTTAACGTGCCGCTCGAACGCCGGCCGGCTGCGGAACTCGCGCCCGCAGCTGTCGCAGATGTGGTTCTCCCTGTTGCCGTGCATGTTGATCATGTGCGTGCGGAGGGAATGCGCACTCGCCAGCTCCTTCCCGCAGATCGTACAGTTGACCCGCACGTGCGACACGATGTGCGCCTTCAGGTGGCACTCCAACGCGTACGACTGATGGCACTGGGTGCACTTGTACGGCCGATCTTCAGGCTGCCCGTGGACGCGGCTCCTGTGCACCAGCAGGTAGCTTCGGCTGCTGAACGTTTTGTTGCACTCCTCGCACCGCACCATGCTCGAACCGACGTGGTAGGACAGATGCTCCAGTAACCGGTACTGTTTGTAGAACGTGCGCCCGCAGCACTTGATGTAGCCGCGCGTTCGGTGCGTTTGATAGTAGTGTTTCTTCAGTGCGTTGAACGATTCCAGCCGCTCCTCGCACATCTCGCACTTCATGTCGTAAAACTCGCGCAGCTTTTGGTTGGTTTCGTTCGTCGCCTGGCCCCGCCGCACCACGATGGgagattttttcttctgctcacCGGGCGACCTCGTGCCTGCCTCACTTTTCGGGGACCGTCCGCGCCGTGTCGTTCTCGTGCGGTCTGCCGTGTCCGTCACGCGTTTCGACCTCCGGGGTTTCACCTCGTACTCACTGTCGTCTGAATTATTGTTGCTAGCAGCGCTGCTGCTCGGAGGATTGTACTCGTCCTCCAGCTTCATCCCATCGTCGAGATCACTGTCTATGGCCAGCACGTCCAGCTGCTCGTCATTTTTACAGCTCTCCTTCGGCGCACCTTCAACCGGTTCCACTTCTACGAACGGCAGCTCAAACACGTCATAGTCGGCATCCGGGGCGGGCTCTACCTTGACCTCTTCGAAATACTTCTGATGCTGGGTCGACCACAGCTGATCCTGGTTGCTTTTCACCTGCTCATGGTAGGTGTGGAAATCGGACACCCTTGCCTCACACTGCACGCACACCGTCGATGGGAATGCTTCGATTGAGGTGATCTGAAAACGGAAGGGAATCGTTAATAgcatttcgttgttttttgtaaacaaatggCCAGGCGTGCTGGAAGCACATTTCAACGCCTGCTTTCGATACCTACCGGGAAGCTGAACAGTGTTTTAAGCTTTTCTCTAAAACCCTCCTGCTCGATGGTGGCGTTTGAGCGTTGATTTTCCAGCCGAGCCAAACATAATCGACACTTTTCGTCCATCGCTGGCTGCTGTACGCGTTTGCTGTAGGCGTTTGTTTATGGTGATATGTCAACAAATGAACGATTCCGTTCTGACAGCACAGCAGCGCACTAACACCAGTGAAAGGCGAACGTCCTTGCGCGCACGcacaccactactactaccgcGTTGCTATGTACACGCGTTATGGACATGTTCAATTAAGCTGTTTGCTCAATTAAGCGAAATCAATAGCCAGACAGGTAATTTGCCACGGTGTTCCTTTATTTCAAACACACTATTAACGCCTACATTACATCCCCGGTAACGGTTGCCGCCCCCGCCTACGGCCAAGATTTCTTCGCCTCGTGGCCACGGTATTTCTGTTTGTACTTCAGCCCGGTCACAACCGTCGAACTCTTCGGGAAGGCCGACTTTCCACCGAACATCGTATCCGTTTCCGGATGGAAGCGCACATAATCCTGCTGGATGTGGAGATTTTCCGGCAACTCTACAGAGCGTATCGCATCGAGCGGAAGTCGTGTGTCGATTGGTGTTTGGTAGAATATCGTGGCATCCTCTGGAAGTACAGAAATCGAATTGAAAAGTATTTAGTACGCTTCCAAACGTTTGTTTTCGATATTGATTCGATGGACGTGTTGCTTACCCACGGTTTGTACCTCGTGCAGCATTGAATTCGGCACCCAATGCCCGAGCGCTTTTCCGCATGCCGACAGAAATGCAAATTTCTTCTCCATCCCACCGAACGGCTTCCTGGCGTCGGTCAAACCATTCTCTTTGGCCAACTTAATCACCTGCTCGGCAACGTTTTCCGGTGGCGTGTAGGGTTTGATTGCGCGTAAGTAGCTGccgaatggaatggaaacaaCGTTCAAATAAAGCAGTTAAAGGAGAACATTAAGCAAAATCCACTGCTTACCCTCGAGCGGAAAGGGATTGTGCGACCGATTCAAACCGCTTGCCCTCGTACAGCAAGCTCTGCTCTTCCGCCTCCGCACGCATTGCAGCCGCTTTGGCCTGATTCGCATCGCGATTGGTAATTTCTGGCTTTTTGATGCGCTTCACGCGATTTGAACTGGCATACCGGAAGCATGTGACATCCTGTAAATACAAATAGATGTTAGCAGCAATTTGCGGCTTTTGAAACCGAAGCCTTTGTGAAACATGAGCAGGTGAACGGGAAACCGTTCCCGGCATGACCGTCACGTAACTCCCGGTGTGTCGCCACATTGTTCTTGAAAGCGTGCAAAACCTGTTCCCCCACAACACTTACCACAGACTTTTGGGTGAGCAGTGCGACCGCATTCCTTCCCGCAAGTGTAGAACGAATAATGCCAGCCATTTTGCGAGCCCTTTTTAcggaattattattttgttgtacAATCGtgctcgtgttttgttttcctctctGACAGCGCAGGTCCGGACAATCAGGGTCGGTGTTTTCAAGTTACACCGACTGTCAAAAGTGCCGCTCGCGCGTCTAATCAGCTGTTCGTGAACAATAACAAAACGTTTTAGACCACCGTGCTTTAGATCGGTTTGTGGGGCCTGTTTTTGTTCAGATCGTTGAGCATTATCGATTAAATTGGAGGAAAAATAACGttttcacaaacaaacaacgtgCACGGGTGATGTATTGAAGTAATAGAGCATATGATAACATTGAAGGTATGTACAATATCTTCCGGGAAGTGCTTGGAATGAGTTTCATCACGTGGCGTGTTTGTGGTGCTTTTAGCTTACCGGATGCGTTCCACAACATTCGAGGTAAAGCAACGAAACtaaaggaaaaaggaaataagATTGGAAGTTGCAGGCCTTCTGGATGCATTCCGGTAAGtccatttcatttcttcatttaatAGGTTAGTTCATCTGTAAACAACCTAACCACAAAACCGTGCTTGATCAGTGTTTAGATATAGCACTAAAGAATAGCCACAATCCAGAGAAAGATGGTTAGAAAGCTTTAATAACTTATCTGTATTTTGCTGGACAGTACTATGCGGAATGTTATCCACTATCTTCccgcatttgttttgttttgttttttttcttgtttttgtaagAAAACCATGCTACAAGTCTAAAGTTGCTTCCATTTATAGTTCGATTGAAGCGAGAAACATTTTTCTCTCGTAAGCGTATTTTATCGTAAATCTTCCGTGGTATTCCTCTCTTTTTATAGATGAAAAAAGAAGCTATAATAATCCCCCGCAACCCTcttctcacacacaaaaatatataCCCGAGCGTACGATCTTTTTCGACCGCAGGAAGGACGGTCAAACAAGATGGGGGGAAATACGTTAAATGTTATGTTTTCCAACTTTTGCAGATGTCACGCATTCCaaggtaacacacacacacacatacacacacacacgccgactTCGGTGTCGTGGTACGTTTGCTCCGGCGGCGTGGGGTGGAGCGGGCGGGATGCTGTTGTTGCGCAGATTGATGAGCGCGGTCACCGCGGTGTTGCTGGTTAGCGCGTCGTTCAAAGCTGACCGATTTTTTCTTTCGACCGTGCGTGAATGTCAGACAGCTATTTTTGAATTGTGATTATGATCCGTCCGGATGTCCGGGCTGGTAGAAGATGGTACAAAAGGGAAGCTGTTTGAAGGCTCGTTGATTTCTTGTAAAATAAGCACTTTTGCTTGTCTATTAATTACGGATTTCATCCGCACGATTTGTCGCACCATGCATCATTCAACTTCTCAATCGTTCGCCAGGTGTTGAGCAAGCCGGTGCAGCTACTAATGCGTTCGCATTCGTCCACCGCAACGCGTCCACATCATCGAACCAAGACGAAACATGACGATAACAAACGGCGATATGAATCGCGGCGATAAACGTTAGCAAGCTGGCGTGACCATCACTGGTCAGCCACACGCGCCACACGCGGATGGCCTTCTGTTTTGGCCCCGCTCGTATgcccacacagacacacacacacacagggcgtCTCTTTTTCCCCCGGGGGGCACAGGTTTGGGGTGGAAAAATGCCATCGCACCAGGCGACCGATCAATCGCGGTGTGCATTTGCCGCTTTCCATCCcttacgcacgcacgcacacatcagCGTGTGCACATGGGGAGGGCTGTGGCTGTGTATGTTGCTTTGGGGCAGGTTTGCTAATCAACCCCTCTGCTCTCCTCTCTCCCCTCTGCACCACGGGATGGTGACTAGCGATGCCTCAGAGCGTAAGGAGCAGTTTTTGGACGCATTCGGTGAAGCTGCTCCCGGCGTTCAATGGCAAACTGTTGGAAACTGGTCGTCATCACACGCAGCCACACACATAgcgtacacacacatcaaacgaAACGCAAGATATTTGTTTTCCTTGAACCAAATCAACTCTCTTACCCATCCATCGATGAGATCCAGCGCTGGATCGACCAGATGCACTATCAGCGGTTTCGGTTCGGGCAAACTGCCACGGCTCAAGGGAGTGAGTGAGAGCGACTTTGCTATTTTGCACAAACCACTTACGTTGTTTGTTTCAGATGGGGTTTGCTCATTTCGGGTGGTTTGTTTGCCACAAATGAATGATTCAATATTGAAGCCTTTGCATGACGAGTTAGTTCGTCCTTGAGGAGCTTTCTTTCGGTGCATTGCTGATCGCCTGCTTGATACTTTGCTACAAGATGATCTTGCTCTATCTTCGATCGATCCTTTACGCCGAAGATCACAAAACATGCTTGAATTTATCGAACTTATTTCCTTCTAGCGTTTAGACAAGTTGATTGCTAAAATACTTTCAACCAGTCAACCAGCcccgaaaaacaaacaaaccattccagGCTGTTCTATTGCCAccgttcgtttgtgtgtgcgggggCTGTGTGCAGGAGTGGAAGGGACGGGCAGCACAGTGCGCTGCAAGTGCGTGCAAGACGACTTTCGAACGTATCGAACGTGTCGACGGTGCTGCCGCCGTCTTCCTGGGGCGTGCGGTACGGCCCCGGCGGTAGGGAACGCAGGGAGGCTAATTTTAAAACCAATTCAAAGCGCACAGTTTCGctccttccccccccctcccgcgATGCGAAGCACCCATCGAAGGAAAGGCAATCCAAGCCCCGGCGTGCGTTGGTATGGCTATCGTTCGCGCGCCACAAGCGGGGCCCGACGTGGAGCGAAGAGGCGGAGAAAGGGAAGAGGTTTATACCAGGCGAACCACCCAACaacccagccagccagcctgcCCGGTAGCCCGCGTTTCATAACCATCAAGACGACGTCGGAGCCGacccacgacgacgacgacgacgacgatcgcCCCGTCGTTTCGGGTTTTGCTTTCTGCGTTCGCGTGCGCTCGCCGTACGAATTTGGCCGTTCGTCGCTTGGCCGGGCGTTCAGTTTTCCAGCAGCGCTCGATGTGTGAGCACAGGCCCGTGAGACTTGCTTTCGCGATCGGTGCACCCGCATCACCCAACGGCGTTTAGTTGTAGTGTGTTGGTTAGTCCATCCTCtgctcttcccttttttccattcctCCGCGGAGTCGTAAGTGTAAGTGCTTCGATCGGATATAGTGGGGTTTGCTGctttcgtgtttgtgtgttttatgctaTCGATCGAtgtctccctttttttgtacCGTTCGAATTTCTACTGATTTCGAACGCAATCCGGGATGAATTaggctttaatttttttagttGTTAAATTTAGctttattgatttttcaaaCGATCTTCATTAGTGGTTGATGCATTTTGTgtcctgcgtgtgtgtgtctccctccaaaaaacgcaaaaagcGTGGTTGGtggaaagtaaaaacaaagtaATCCCACACTTTCTGGGAACGCATTAGTGGGCACATACAATCGCCGACCGATCGCACTCTCAAATCGAATCAAATCGATCGAGCCCGTAAAAAACAGTGtataaagtgtgtgtgtgtgcagagtCATATGTGGTACGGGATATTGTTACGATCGCCGCTCGTGCCGTTTTGATTCCTTCGTTCCAAAATATCGTTGGACCGCTTGTCTCCATCATCGACTCTCTAGCGATCGTCAAACGTTTCTGtttgttcgttgttttttttgtggttgttgtgtcTCTTCGTTTGGTGGcccggatgatgatggttgttCGATCACGCGGCTGCCCCCAGGCCCTCCCCCCTCCGGCGGGTAGCACTTTTCCTTCCGGTTCACGAAATTTCCGGGGTGAATAATCTGGCGCTTCCGATGCAGTCGATCGCCGATCACCGATCGCCGCCACGGAGCGGTTGTACGTGTACAAGTGCTGCTGtgtcagtgtgtttgtgtgtgtgtttggtgtgacAGAGTGAATAGAAGTGCAGTTTTTTCTCCCCCTACCCCCCCCATGGCAAAGCATAAAGTGAGCACAGTCGAGCCACGAGTGATTGACAGTGAATACATAAAATCCTACGACTGAGATCGAGTAAAGTACAAGCTGGCAGcattatacacacacaaaaaaggtaaacgaACGGTTTCACTCGCTAATTATTTAGTCGCTTACATTCATTTGTGGATCCGTTAGatgcgattttttgttgtttttgtaattGCAATTGCAACTCCTCGAGCCCTGCGAGCAGGTTTTTAGTTCAACGAAACGTCACAAGAAAAATCGCGAAAGCGAGGGGGTGAACGGGGTGTGCGATGGCTTTGCATGGGTTTGAACATTGGGCCCCATTGGgttggaaggaaaaataaatctatCACCCGTTTCGTGAGCATCGTGTTGGATTGGGAGGAGAAAATCGTCGAACAGTCGCTTTTACCCACACCAAACGCGAGTCGTTTTGCATCGCTAGAGGACTTAAACGTTCGAGTGGATGGTTAGTTGTGTTGGTCTAAGAtgtactttttgttttgtttttcaaatcgatttttcttgtttttttattaaaggGAGCCGACTTAAGATGGTTGATGGTGAAAATGTCTGTCTTTAGTTTGGATTGTTGTTGCGAAATAAACAAGTTATTAGTTTAATGGTTTCATGTTCATGAAAATGTGTTCTTTTTAGGTTATAATAATTATGGTATCGCGACACGGATATTCGCTTGTTTTTGGAACGATCAGTAAGACTTGAAGATCATCTTTTCTTGGTGCCGTGACTAGGATATTCATACTTTATAAGAGTATCAGTCTCTGATTCTTAACTTAGAGTTAAACTAGTGATGACAATgatatttaattgattttcgaACGATCGGTAAGATCTGACTAGACCTTATTGGTGCCGTGACTACGATACTCATATATTCTTCAAGTATCGTAAAGCCTTTGACTTATAACTCGCTTTAATCATTGTTGGTGCCATGACCAGGATATTCATAATTTCTTACTGTATTTTAAAGCCTTTGACGCGTAACTCGCTGAAACAATGTTGGTACCGTGACCAggatatttaaa contains:
- the LOC120896579 gene encoding transcription factor grauzone-like, which produces MDEKCRLCLARLENQRSNATIEQEGFREKLKTLFSFPITSIEAFPSTVCVQCEARVSDFHTYHEQVKSNQDQLWSTQHQKYFEEVKVEPAPDADYDVFELPFVEVEPVEGAPKESCKNDEQLDVLAIDSDLDDGMKLEDEYNPPSSSAASNNNSDDSEYEVKPRRSKRVTDTADRTRTTRRGRSPKSEAGTRSPGEQKKKSPIVVRRGQATNETNQKLREFYDMKCEMCEERLESFNALKKHYYQTHRTRGYIKCCGRTFYKQYRLLEHLSYHVGSSMVRCEECNKTFSSRSYLLVHRSRVHGQPEDRPYKCTQCHQSYALECHLKAHIVSHVRVNCTICGKELASAHSLRTHMINMHGNRENHICDSCGREFRSRPAFERHVKQHLGLEVTKQMQCEVCHKWLNSKRALKVHLQLVHMEAGQTFQCDICSQQYPNSRALANHKQCVHVEERFKCEECGKLFKRQLYLKEHVAALHTRKPLYSCEVCGATFNSNANKYSHRKNKHPVEWEERRKQQQQQQQQQQEQAVSL
- the LOC120896580 gene encoding uncharacterized protein LOC120896580; this translates as MAGIIRSTLAGRNAVALLTQKSVDVTCFRYASSNRVKRIKKPEITNRDANQAKAAAMRAEAEEQSLLYEGKRFESVAQSLSARGYLRAIKPYTPPENVAEQVIKLAKENGLTDARKPFGGMEKKFAFLSACGKALGHWVPNSMLHEVQTVEDATIFYQTPIDTRLPLDAIRSVELPENLHIQQDYVRFHPETDTMFGGKSAFPKSSTVVTGLKYKQKYRGHEAKKSWP